The Corallococcus caeni genomic interval CTGGCCGCCTTCATCCGCGTGCTGGGCCTCTTCGTGTCCTTCGTCTTCAGCCTGGGCGCGGTGCTGGGGGCGATGATCACCATGTACGCCCAGGTCGCGACGCGCGTCGCGGAGCTGGGGATGCTGCGCGCGGTGGGCTTCCGGCGGCGCAGCGTGCTGGCCAGCGTGGTCGTGGAGTCCGCAATGCTGGGCACGGCCGGCGGCGTGCTGGGCGCGCTGGGGGCGCTGGCCACGCGGTGGATCCACATCCGCACGCTCAACTTCCAGACCTTCGCGGCGGTGAGCTTCGGCTTCTCCCCCACCCCCGCCATCCTGCTGGGCGCGCTGCTGTTCGGCACGGCGATGGGGCTGCTGGGAGGGCTGCTGCCCGCGCTGCGCGCCTCGCGCCTCTCCATCCTGGACGCGCTGCGCGCCTGAGCGGCGGGACGGAAGGCCTCAGCCTTCCAGCTGCTCCGCGGTGAGGCAGCCCGCCGCGAGGTCCAGGTCCTCCAGCGGGATGCGCTGGATGTGCTCCCGGGGCTCGTCCACGTTGTCGCGGTACTTGTGCGAGCCGCTCTCGTAGGTGACCCACAGCTCGCCGTCGATGACGTTGATGCCCTGGGCGTACGGGTCGATGAGCCCGTTGCCGATGTCCACCCGCTTGTCGATGTCCGCGGAGAAGGTGTCCTCCGTGGACGTGAACGGCTGGTAGACGAGCTTCTGGTCGCCCGTGGTGAAGAGGATGCCGCCGTCGACGATGGTCATCCCCTGCGCGCGGTCCGGCGCGCGGATGGGGCCCTCGCGCGAGTCCTCGATGAGCGCGCCGGTCTTCTCGTCGAGCTTGTAGCGCCAGACGGCGCCCGCCTTGCCATCGCCGTCCGGGCTGTAGCCACCGATGTACGCGTAGCCGTCCTTGATGGTCATGTAGCTGCCGGAGGACACGAGCCCGATGCCGGTGGCGGGATCCGTCAGCCCCTCGGGCTTGGGGACATCCATGACCTGGGAGGGCATGGCCTCGCGGCACTCGTTCTGGGCCGCTTCAATCTCTTCGCGCGTGTAGACGTAGATGTGGTCCGTGTCGGAGACGTAGACGTGGTCGCCGTCCGTCGACACGCCGCCTCCGTGGCCAGGCGGACCCGCCGGCGGCGGCCCGCCGAGCACGGCCTGGTGCGTCTCCTTGCCCGAGTCCTTGTCCTGCACGGACAGCAGCACCCGGTGGTCGTCGTTGTAGTAGGTCGTGAGCACTTCGCCGCGTTTGGCGTCGTAGCCCTGGCCCTGGGGCGTCCACCCCGCGTCCAGGTGGATGAACTCCGGGCCGATCTTCTCCCCGCTGCTCGCCTTCGTCAGGGGGGAGTCCACGCTCGCGGGAGCCGCGGCCGACGGCGTCTTCCCGAAGCCGCTGAGGTCCACGGGGCGGGCCTTCGCCTGCTCCAGGCCGTCCTGGAAGTAGGGGGCGGCGGTGGGCGGCGGCGCGGGCGGGGCCACCGGAGGCTTCGTGACCGCCGTCTGGACCGTGCTGACGACCTGGCGGATGAGGGAGCTGATCAAGGGCGGACCTCCAGCGGGATGCGCTTGGGGCGCGAAGCATACACCAGGGCCGGCATCCCCCCGGGTGCACTGTCCGCCAGTGGAAGCCGTGCCACGCCCGGGCACGGCTTGCCGCTCCGGGCGCCTTCCCCAGATTGCCGCTCCGGGCGCAAGGACCTGGAGCCCATGAACGCCTCGCCCCAGCCCCAGGACTCGCGTCGCGGGCTCCCGGCCATGTGGGGCCGGGCGCTCCTGCTGGGGTTGCTGCTCGCGGGCCTCGCGTTGCTCACGTCCTCGGAGGCGTTCCAGTCCCAGCTGCGCCGGGTGCTCGACGCGGCCGCGCCCGTCATCTCCGCGCATCCCTTCTGGGGCGCGGTGCTCTTCGTCCTGCTCTCCGCCCTGTCCGCGATGCTGGCCTTCTTCTCCAGCGCGCTGCTGCTGCCGGTGGCGCTCCAGGCCTGGGGAAAGGCGGTCTGCGCGCTGCTGCTCTGGGTGGGCTGGATGCTGGGCGGCGCGTGCGCGTACGGCATCGCCCGCGCCTGGGGCAGGCCCGTCATCCGCCGGCTCACCTCCGCCAGCCTGCTCGCCCGCTACGAGGAGCGCGTCTCCCGGCGCACGCCCTTCGGCGTGGTGCTCCTCTTCCAGCTCGCCGTCCCCTCCGAGATCCCGGGCTACGTGCTCGGGCTGGCGCGCTATGGCCTGCGTCGCTACCTGGCCGTGCTCGCCCTGGCGGAGCTGCCCTACGCGGTGGGCACTGTCTACCTGGGGGCCAGCGTCCTGGCGCGGCGCACGCCCGCGCTGCTGGGCCTGGGCGCGGCCGGCATCCTCGCCGGCCTGCTCGCCTTCCACCTGCTGCGCAAGCGGCTCGGCGCGCGGCCGCCGTCCGGCTGACGGCGGCGGCCCGGCGGGTGGACAGACCTCCCGGCCGTGCTTCTCCTGAGCGAGGGGGGCACACCATGTATTTCGAGGACCGGGTGGACGCGGGCCGGCGGCTCGCGCGAAGGCTGCTGGAGGCCGGGTACACGGGCGAGGACACCGTCGTCGTGGGGCTGCCACGGGGCGGGGTCCCCGTCGCCTACGAGGTGGCGTCGGCGCTGGGCGCTCCCCTGGACGTCTGCGTGGTGCGCAAGGTGGGCGCTCCGAACTACCCGGAGCTGGGCCTGGGGGCGGTGGCGGAGGGAGGCGTCGTCTTCCTCGACCGCAAGCGGATGGACGAGGTGGACGTCACGGAAGACGACCTCCGCGGGCCCATCCGCCAGAAGACCGAGGAGGTGGAGGAGCGCGTGGCGCGCTTCCGCCAGGGCGCGCCGCCGCCGCGCGTGGAGGGACAGCGCATCCTCCTCGTCGATGACTGCATCGCGACCGGCGCCACCGTCTGGGCGGCCCTCCAGGCGCTGCGCGCGCGGAAGCCCGGGCGCATCGTCCTCGCCGTCCCCGTGGCGCAGACCCTGACGCTCAACGCGCTGAGGCCGCTGGTGGATGACGTGGTGTGCCCGTTCTCCACGCTGTCGCTGTTCTCGATTGGCCAGTGGTACCTGGACTTCCGGCAGGTGCCCGACGAGGAGGTGGTGGACCTGCTGACGCTGGCGCGGAGCACCTTCGAGCAGCGCCGGCGCGCGTCCCCTCCCGGCTCCGCCCACCCCGGTCCACCTCCGAGATGAGCACGGGGAGGCCCGTCGCGAGGGTGGGACAGCGCGGGGACCGGGCGCACGGCGAGACCGCCCCACCGCCTTGCACCCGGACGGAGGCTCCCCACCGTTTCACCGGTGCTGGGGTCCGCCGTGCATCCCGCGCGGCGACCGGCGCCACCGAGGTGATGAGTCATGGCAATGCATCCCATCCGGCGCGCGCGGGAGCTCGCGCGCAGTGAGCAGTCGTGGGACCCGTTCGCGCAGATGCACGAGTTGCTCCAGGCGGATCCCATGGCGCTGCTGCGCAAGATGATGCCGGGCGGCGAGGAGGGCTGGTCGCTCGCGCCGGACTTCGACGTGAAGGAGACCAAGGACGCCTATGTCTTCAAGGCGGACCTGCCGGGCGTGAAGCAGGAGGACCTGGAGGTCTCCGTCACCGGGCAGCGGCTGATCATCAGCGGCAAGCGCGACGAGGAGAAGCGTGAGGAGGGCGAGCGTTATTTCACATACGAGCGCAGCCACGGCAGCTTCAGCCGATCCTTCACCGTCCCGGAGGGCGTGGACGTGGATCGAGTCAACGCGGAGCTGAAGGACGGCGTGCTCGTCCTGAGGATTCCCAAGCGCGCCGAGGCCCAGTCCAAGCGCATCCAGATTGGCGGGGGCGGGGCCAAGGGCAAGGCGTGAGTGGAGTCCGGCCGCGTGTCAGGCGCGGCCGGCTCGCGGCCCTCGGGGTGGGGGCGGGAGGTGGGCTGCCTGAAGTGGCGGCCCGGCAGGGCTGGCGGGGCTGGGGCTTCGGGCTGGCCCTGCTGGCCGCGCTCATCCTGGTGGTGGCGCGCGCCTCCGACGAGCGTGAGTTCGCGCGCCTGCTGAAGCAGTCCGCCCCCGCGTGGCTGTTCGTCGCCGTGCTGCTCCAGGCGGCGACGTACCTGTCCCAGTCCGCGGTGTGGCGCGCGGTGTTGCGACGGACGCGCTTCCACGTGCCCCTGGGCGCCCTCTACACGATGAGCTTCGCGAAGCTCTTCGTCGACCAGGCCCTCCCCTCCGCGGGCATCAGCGGCGCGGCGCTCATCGTCCACGGCCTGGAGCGGCGCGGGGTGGCGCGGGGGCCGGTGATGGCCTGCGTGGTGGTGGAGACGATGACCAACTACACCGCGCTCATCCTGGCGCTGCTCGTCGCGCTGGGCATGGAGGACTTCATTGGCGAGGCGCGGCGGCTGGTGTGGATGGCCACGGCGGTGCTCATCGCGCTCAGCGGCGCGCTCATCGTCTTCCTCCTGCGCCTGTCCCGGGGCGACGGGGACCACCGGCCGCCCCGGGGCTTCGCGAGGATCCCGGGAGCGAGGACGCTGCTGCACGCCCTTTCCGAAGCCCCGCCGGAGCTGGCGCACAGCGCCCGCGTGCTGACCGAGGCGACTGTCTTCAACTTCATCATCCACCTGCTCGACGCGGCGACGCTCTGGACCCTGCTGCGTGCCATTGGCGTGGACGCGGCGCCCACCCACGTCTTCACCGCCTTCATGCTGTCGGCGCTGGCGCGGGTTCTGGGCGTCATCCCCGGAGGCCTGGGCACCTTCGAGGCCGCCTCCACCGGTGCGCTGACGCTGATGGGCGTGCCCCTGGCCGCGGCGCTCTCCGCGACGGTGCTGTTCCGCGGCTTCAGCTTCTACCTCCCCCTGCTGCCGGGCCTCTGGCTCTCGCGGGGAGTGCTTCGCGAGTGACACGCGGAGATAGCGAAAGACATCGGATCACCCAGGCGGACCGCTCGGCGTTCGGCCGCCGATGCTTGCCCGGGCTCCATGGCATCCTCTTCGGCGTAGCGGCCTTCCACCTCTTGCGCAAACGCCTCGGGCCGTAGCCCCCGGGCCGTCCCCCGCTCCACCGACGCGGGCCCGGCCGTGCCGAAGCGACAGGCAGCTCAAGGTCCCTGGTTCTCACGCACGGCGGCGGCCGTCTGGTCCAGCTCCGCGGACAGCAGCACCAGCAGGTCGTCGAGCGACACCAGCCCTGCCACGCGC includes:
- a CDS encoding lysylphosphatidylglycerol synthase transmembrane domain-containing protein, which produces MAARQGWRGWGFGLALLAALILVVARASDEREFARLLKQSAPAWLFVAVLLQAATYLSQSAVWRAVLRRTRFHVPLGALYTMSFAKLFVDQALPSAGISGAALIVHGLERRGVARGPVMACVVVETMTNYTALILALLVALGMEDFIGEARRLVWMATAVLIALSGALIVFLLRLSRGDGDHRPPRGFARIPGARTLLHALSEAPPELAHSARVLTEATVFNFIIHLLDAATLWTLLRAIGVDAAPTHVFTAFMLSALARVLGVIPGGLGTFEAASTGALTLMGVPLAAALSATVLFRGFSFYLPLLPGLWLSRGVLRE
- a CDS encoding phosphoribosyltransferase, translating into MYFEDRVDAGRRLARRLLEAGYTGEDTVVVGLPRGGVPVAYEVASALGAPLDVCVVRKVGAPNYPELGLGAVAEGGVVFLDRKRMDEVDVTEDDLRGPIRQKTEEVEERVARFRQGAPPPRVEGQRILLVDDCIATGATVWAALQALRARKPGRIVLAVPVAQTLTLNALRPLVDDVVCPFSTLSLFSIGQWYLDFRQVPDEEVVDLLTLARSTFEQRRRASPPGSAHPGPPPR
- a CDS encoding Hsp20/alpha crystallin family protein; the encoded protein is MAMHPIRRARELARSEQSWDPFAQMHELLQADPMALLRKMMPGGEEGWSLAPDFDVKETKDAYVFKADLPGVKQEDLEVSVTGQRLIISGKRDEEKREEGERYFTYERSHGSFSRSFTVPEGVDVDRVNAELKDGVLVLRIPKRAEAQSKRIQIGGGGAKGKA
- a CDS encoding TVP38/TMEM64 family protein; protein product: MNASPQPQDSRRGLPAMWGRALLLGLLLAGLALLTSSEAFQSQLRRVLDAAAPVISAHPFWGAVLFVLLSALSAMLAFFSSALLLPVALQAWGKAVCALLLWVGWMLGGACAYGIARAWGRPVIRRLTSASLLARYEERVSRRTPFGVVLLFQLAVPSEIPGYVLGLARYGLRRYLAVLALAELPYAVGTVYLGASVLARRTPALLGLGAAGILAGLLAFHLLRKRLGARPPSG